The genomic window GCTGCCCCGCGCCCAAGGAGAATCTATGAGCAAGTTTGCTGTGCGTAAGTTCTACACCTCGGAATCGGTGTCCGAAGGGCACCCCGACAAGCTCTCGGACTTCATTTCCGACAGCATCCTCGACGAGTTTCTGCGTCAGGAGCCGACCAGCCGCGTGGCAGTCGAAACCCTCGTCACGACCGGCATGGCCGTGGTGGCCGGCGAAGTCCGCGCCCACACCGCGCACGTGGACATCCAGAAAACCGTGCGCGAGGCGGTGCAGCGTGTCGGCTATACCCGCGCCAACTACGGCTTCGACGCCGAGTACAGCGCGGTGCTCGTTGCTATTCACGAGCAGTCGCCCGAGATTGCCAGCGGGGTGGACCACTCCGAGGAATGGCGCGAGATGAGCGAAGCCGAGCGCCAGAAGCCCGAAAACGCCTACAGCATGGTGGGCGCGGGCGACCAGGGCCTGATGTTCGGCTACGCCACCGACGAGACGCCCGAGCTGATGCCGCTGCCGATCAGCCTCGCGCACGGCCTGACCCGCAGGCTCGCCGAACTGCGTAAGGACGGCACCCTGCCCTACCTGCGCCCCGACGCCAAAGCGCAGGTGACGGTGGTCCGCAACGGCGAGCCACACAGCGCCACTGAGACGGCGGTGGACACCATCGTCATTTCGACCCAGCACTCCGACGACGTGACCCAGGAGCAGATTCGTGCCGACATGCTGGAGCATGTGATTCCGGCAGTCATTCCCGCCGAGCTGCTCAACGAGCAGACCCGCTACTTCATCAACCCCAGCGGGCGCTTCGTCATCGGGGGGCCGCACGGCGACACCGGCCTGACCGGGCGCAAAATCATCGTGGATACCTACGGCGGCGCGGTGCCGCACGGCGGCGGGGCCTTTTCCGGCAAAGACCCGACGAAGGTAGACCGCTCGGCGGCCTACTACGCCCGGTACGTCGCCAAAAACATCGTCGCGGCGGGGCTGGCGCGGCGGGCACTCGTCGAAATCGCCTACGCGATTGGCCGCGCCCACCCCGTTTCGCTGCGGGTGGACACCTACGGCACCGGCACGGTGAGCGATGAGAAGCTCGACGAGCTCATCGCCGCGCACTTCGACGCCCGCCCGCAGGCGATCATCGCGCAGCTCGACCTGCAACGCCCCATCTACGCGCAGACCGCCGCCTACGGCCACTTCGGGCGCCCCGAGTTTCCCTGGGAGCAGACCGACCGGGCGCAGGCGCTGAAGGAAGCGGCGCAGGGCTGAGCCGCCAGAGAATGAGCTGAGAAAAAAGGGCCGGAGGGGGTAAACCTTCCGGCCCCTTTCTCGTTCCAGCCTCGTTCTGTCTTCAGGGCGTGATAGTCACGGGGATGTCGAACACCCCGAAATCCAATTTCTGCCTTTCAAAGTCCAGGTCCTTGAGGCGAACGCGCAGGGTGTACTCCCCGGCGGGAAGGGGCAGCCGCTCGTTCATGCGGTTCAGCGGGACACGGAAGGGAAAAAAAGGGCACTCACTCTTGGCTGGGCATTTGACGGTGTAGGCGCTCGGGGTAAATATGTTGATGCCTCGGTAACTTACTGTCTGGCCGGTAGTATTCAGCAACTCATAATCGTAGTTGCTTTCTCCGCCTGTAAGATCGCTTGCCGCACCGGTATTGAAAAATGCGAGGGGCACTACCAGTTGTGCGCCATGCCGCGCGGTCAGACGCGCCGGCAAGCGCAGTTGCAACGGCCCTGGCGCGGACGGCGCGGCGAGTTGAAGCTGAGGTGGGGGAATGATTTTGACCGTCGCTTGAAGGTCCGCCTTGCTCAGCTTGGCTGCCACCTCTGCCGGAGTCACGAACCCGGCCACCGTGACGAAAAGATCGCTGCAATCGGCCTTGCTGTATCCACTGCTGCGGAAAGCCATCGGCAGGTCGCTGCCCTGAACCACATGCATGACCTGTTCCATCCGATTCTTGCAGGCGAGTTCCTGCGCCAGCGAAGGCCGCTGAACGACGAGCTGAGGCCTACTCGTCGCCTCCATCCCGCACCCGCTCAGCGACAGCAAGCCACATAGTGTGAGGGCCAGCCGCCCGCCTGCCCTTCTGTTCATCCCGTCAGTTTACGCATCGTCGCGTTTGTCGTAGACCTCGGCGAATTTGCGCCGCAACGCAGCTTCGCTGGCAGGGGGCACCATCTCGTGAATCTTGCCCCCGTAGCTGGCGATTTCTTTGACCATGGAGCTGCTGACAAAGCTCCAGTGGGTCGCCGCCATGATGAACACGGTTTCCACTTCGCCGATCTGGCGGTTGAGGTGCGCAATCTGGAGTTCGTACTCGTAGTCGCTGACCGCCCGCAGGCCGCGCACGATCACGCTGCGGCCCTGCTGCGCTACGTAGTCCACCAGCAGGCCGCTGAAGCTGTCCACCCGGACATTGGGCAGGCCAGCGGTGGCCTCACGCAAAATTTCGAGCCGCTCGTCCAGGGTAAAGAGGTGGCGGCCCTGCTTGCGGGCGTTGTGCATGACGGTGACGGTGACCTGCTCGAACATGTGGCTCGCACGCGTCAGCACGTCCATGTGCCCGGAGGTCACAGGGTCAAAGGAACCGGGGAAAACGGCGTTCATTTCTCCTCACCTTATCCCGGCGTGGCCTGTTAGGGCTCGTCGCCGGACGCCGCGTCGCGCCAGTAAAATGTCAGCACGTTGCTGCCCTGACGCCGCACGTCGCGCAGGTAGCCGGGATGCTCGGGCAGCGTCACCTGGGTGGGGTGCTGGCAGATGACCACGCCGCCGGGCCGCACCGCGCCGCTGCTGAGCACCGCCCGCGCCACGGCGGGAATATCGGCCTGATACGGCGGGTCGCTGAAGATGATGTCGGCCTGTCCGGCGCGCGGCAGTTGCCCGAGCGCGTCGCCCTTGAAGACCCGCGCGTTCAGCCCCAGGCCGCGGGCGTTGCGTTCCAGGGCGCCCACCGCCCGGCTGTCTTTTTCGATCAGGGTGACGCGGTAGCCCCGGCTCGCCGCTTCGAGGCCGATGGCGCCGCTGCCGCCGTGCAGGTCCACGAAGTGGGGAAAGCGCCCGGCAGGTGCGCGGGCGGCGAGCAGGTCGAACAGGCTTTTGCGAATGCGGGCGCCGCTGGGGCGCGCCGACTCGGGCACCCGCAGTTCGCGGCCTTTGGCGACGCCGCCGAGAATCCGAATGCTCAAGGGGAACACCTCATCCTGCGAGGATAGCCGCTGCGCCCTCCCTGGGCACAGGCAAAGAAAAACCGCCCCCGGTGTGGAGGCGGTTCTGGATAGAGGAATGCTCAGCGCATCGTCATCGTGATCGGGGTGCAGATCACGCCGCTGTCGGCCAGCGCGCCGCTGAAGTCGCGCCCGTGGTGCACGTTGATGTACGCCGCGTCGCGGATCAGCGCGGTGGGCACGATGCCCGTCAGCGTGACCTTGCCGTCGGCGCTCGCCTGGGCGATCATGCGGCTTTCCATGATGGCGGGGCCGTCACTGTTACAGGGGTTGGGTGCCGCCGTGACCGGGGCCATGGTGACGGTGGTGGTCATGTCGGTGCTCGCCGCGACCGTGGTGTCGGTGCTCGTCGTGCTAGTCGAAGCGGTGGTGGTCGCCGTCGCGTCGGTCGAGGACATCGCCATGTTGGTGTTGGTGGCGGGCGCGCTGCCCATGGGGGCGGCGGTGCCCATCTTGTGGTAGTGCGCCACGTAGATCGCGTAGGGGGCCATCCCGGTCAGGGTGATGGTCGTGCGGGTCACGCCGAGCGTCTCACTGATCTTGGCGGTGCCCGCCGGAGCGTACACGGGGCCTGCCGGTTTCACGACGGCCTGGGGGGCGAGGGTATAGGTGCCTTCGGTGGGGCCGGCCATGGTGCAAGACGCGAGGACCAGTGGCAGAGCGATCAGAGCCAGTTTCTTCATGAGCTTTCCTCCTTGGAGTTGAACAAGTGATGGTCTCCGCTGGCCCCACGATCAAGCGTGACCTGCAACACAGTATGAGAAGGGGATAAAAGGGAAGGGCGGAGGCTGGCACGCTGGCCCTGCGGCCCGCACAATGGCGACGTGCTGCCTCTCACCGCTGCCATCACCGCCGGGGGGGCGTCGAGCCGCTTCGGAAGCGACAAGGCGCTGGCGCTGTGGCAGGGGCGCCCGCTGCTGGACCAGGTGGCGGCGGGCCTGGCTGCGTGCGAGCGGCGGCTCCTCATCGCCCCCCCGGGCAAATACGCGCTGCCCGGCTGGGAGACGTGGCCCGATACTCGCCCCGGCGAAGGTCCACTGGCCGGCCTGGAAGTGGCCCTGACGCACGCGGCGCCGGGCTGGGTGGCGTTCACCGGCGTGGATAACCCAGCGCTGACTTCCGACTACTGGCTCACCTTGCTCGCCGCCTGCCGCCCCGGCATGTCGAGCGTGCAGGCCCTCCACCCGGAGCGCGGCCCCCAGCCGCTCGGGGCGCTGTACCACACGGCTCTGCTTCCCCGCGTCACCGGGCTGCTCGCTGCGGGCGAACGCCGCCTACGCCTTACCGCTCCCGCCGAACAGACCGTCCTCGTCACCGGCTTAGGTGCGCACTTTTTCCAGAATGTGAACCGCCCAGCCGACCTCGCGGAGCTGAGCGGTAGGGGAGAGGAGAGCTTGGAAGTCTAAGTTTTACTCGTAGCCGAGTTCGCGCAGGGCTTCTTCGTCTTCGCGCCAGCCGGGAATCACGATGACTTCGAGGCCGAGATAGACCTTGTGGTTCAGGAAGACTTCGAGCTGCTTGCGGGCCGCCTGCCCGATTTCGCGGAGTTGCTTGCCGCCCGCGCCGATGACCATGCCCTTGTGGGCGTTTTTCTCGACGATGATTTCGCCTTCGATGCGTTGCAGGCCGTCTTCGCGCTCGGTCCAGCGGTTCACGCGGGTGGCGACGGCGTAGGGGAGCTCGTCGCGCAGCTTTTTCATCGCTTCCTCGCGGATGATTTCGGCGGCCCACATCTCGCGGCTCTGGTCGCTGGCGGCGCCCTGCGGGAAGAAGAAGGGGTTTTCGGGCAGCACTTCGAGCAGTTGCTCGCGCAGGGTGGCGACCGCGTTCACGCTGTTTTGCGCCGAGAGCATCGTCTCGCTGACGGGCAGGTCACTGCCCCGGCCTTCGAGCAGCGCGCCGTAGAGCTTCATCGCCTCCTCGGGGTACTTGGCGGCGTCGGTCTTGTTGCCGACCAGAAACAGCGGCTTGGGCAGGTCACGCACCGAGTTGGCGACCAGCCGGTCCTCGTCGGTGGGCGGGTGGCGCAGGTCCACGACCCACACCACGGCGTCCACGTCCGAGAGCGCCGAGTGGACTTCGCTGTTCATGTACTTGCCGAGCGCGTCCTTGGGTTTGTGCAGCCCCGGCGTGTCCACGAAAATCAGTTGGCGGTTGTCGAGCGTGTAGATCCCGCGCACGCCCCGGCGGGTGGTCTGGGGCCGGGGGCTGGTTGGGGCCACCTTGGTGCCCAGGAAGGCATTGAGCAGCGTGGATTTGCCCACGTTGGGCTTGCCGACGATGGCGACGAATCCGGCGTGGGTCGTCGGGTCTTGCAGGTCAGGAGACGCGGAAAAATCGGTCATCGTTCCGTATTGTCTCACGGCCTGTGCGCCCGGCGCGCCCCGACCCTCTACACTCCGTTCATGTCGGACTCCGTTCTCCGGGCGCTTACGGCGGCGCTGGAAGCCGACCCCGCTGACACCGGGGTGCGCGAACATCTGGTGCGTCTGCTGCTCGACGCCGGTCAGGGCGAGCAGGCGCTGGCGCTCGTGCGGGTCTGGCTGGCGGCGGACCCCACCCGGCAAGTTGCCCTGGGCCTCGCGGTGCGGGCGGCGGACCTCGCGGGCGACTCGCAGGCGGCGGCCTCGTACCAGACGATGCTCAACGCGCTCTACCAGCTCGAACAGGGCCAGTCGGCGCCCGCACCGGCGCGGCAGCCCGTGCCCACCGTCAGCGAAAACGGCCCCCCACCACGCAACGACGCTCCCGAATACTGGGTGGACCCGGACGAGGCGCCCGCCCAACAGCAGCCGTATCCCACCGGCACCGACTTTTCCTCGCGCTGGCAGCCCCTCGCGGGCGACGTGTCGCTGAAAGACGTGGTGGGCATGACCGACCTCAAAGAGCGGCTGGAACGCTCGCTGCTCGGCCCGCTGCGTCACCCCGAACTCGCCCAGCTGTACGGCAAGAAGTCGGGCGGCGGCATGCTGCTCTACGGCCCGCCGGGGTGCGGCAAAACCTTTCTGGCGCGGGCGGTGGCAGGCGAACTCGGGGCCAGCTTTCTGGAAGTCACGGTGGCCGACGTGCTCGACATGTGGCTGGGCAACGCCGAGCGCAACGTGCGCGACCTGTTCGCCTCGGCGCGGGCACACGCTCCCTGCGTGGTGTTTTTCGACGAGGTGGACGCGCTGGGGCGCGGGCGGCAGCTCACCCGGCATTCCTCACACTCGGTCACGCAGACCTTGCTGCGCGAACTCGACGGTCTGGGCGGGCGCGAAGGCGTGTTCGTGCTGGCGGCGACCAACGCCCCCTGGGACGTGGACACCGCGCTCAAGCGCCCCGGACGGCTGGGGGCCACGCTGCTGGTGCCGCCACCCGACCTCGCCGCCCGCGAGGCGATGTTCACCGAGTTCATGCGTGGGCGCCCTGCCGAACGGCTCGACCCCGCGTGGCTCGCGCGGCAGACCGACAACTTCAGCGGCGCCGACATCCGGCAACTGTGCGAGGAGGCCTCCGAGCGCGCGCTGGCGGTGGCCCTCAAGCGCGGCGGGATGCAGCCGGTGCGGATGCAGGACTTCAAAGACGCCCTGAAAACGGCGGCCCCCTCCACCCGCGAGTGGCTGATGCAGGCGAGAAACCACGTGGTGTACGCCAACGAGGGCGGCAGTTACGACGAACTCGCCGCGCTGCTCAAGGAAAAGAGGTTGCTGTGACGGGGGAAGTGCCGGGCGCCGCCGCGCAGGTTTTTGCCCGCGCCGAGGCCCTGCGTGACCTGGGCCGCCCCGCCGAGGCGCTCGGGCTGGTGCGCCAGGGGCTCGCCAGCGACCCGCACGACGTGACCCTGCTCGTCCTGGCGACCACGCTGTCGCTCGCGCTGGAAGATTACGCTCAGGCCGCCGACTTCGCCACGCAGGCGGCGGCGCAGGCGCCGGGGTGGGCGCTGCCACTGGCGCTGCTGGCTCAGGCCCGGCGGCTGGCAGACGACCCAGCCGGTGGCAAACAAGCGGCGCAGGCGGCGCTCCACCTCGACCCCGACGAGGCGCTGGCCCACTTCGAGGTGGGCCTGGCGACGGCGCTGGAGGCCGAACAGGCGCCGCTCTGGCACCGCCGCCGACTGCTGACCGAGGCGCGCGCCGCTGCCAGCCGGGTCGAGGCGCTGTGGCCCGGTCAGGCGGACGGACCGGCGCTGCAGGCCCTGATTGACATCGTCGCGGGGCACTGGCCCCAGCACGAGGCCAACATTGCCCGCGCACTGGAACGCGAGCCGGACGACTCTTTTGCCCACAATGTCCGGCTGCTCGGCTTGCAGGCCCGGCACAGCGGCGAAACGGTGCCGCAGCTCTACGAACGCCTGCGCTCCCGACCCGACGACGTTTTTGCCCGCAGTCAATGCGTACCCACTTTTCCTTCGCGGGCTGGATGCGGCAGTATTGGGGGCGCTGGTGGTGGATTTTTCCATTGCTGGTGGTGACCCGGCTCATCGGCCTGTTTTTGCTGTCGCTGCCGCTGTATTTCCTGTGGCACCTGCGGCGTGTGCGGCAGTATCCGGAAATCTACGCGGCGGTCTTTTCGCCCGCCGAGCGCCGGCGCACGCGCCAGGCCCACCTGGTGCTGGCCGGGCCGCTGCTCGCTTTCGGGGTGCTGCTGGTGGCCAATGCCGTGGCGCCGGCTCTGTTCGTGAATAAGGCGGCGGCCTACGGCCCGGTGGCGCTGCTCAGCGGCGCGGCGGTGCTCGCCCTGACGGTGCCGGCGGCCCTGACCGGACGCGGCGGCTTTTTCGGGCGGTCGCCCGACGACCTGCGGCGCGCGCCTTTGCCCCCGGCGCGGCGCTGGACCCTGCGGAGCCTCGCGTGGCCGCTATTTCTGGCGGTGCCGAGCCTGCTGCTGCTTATGGGAGACGCGGGGCTGCTGTGGGTCTTTATCAGCGACCCCAAGGAACGCAGCGACGGCCTGGACAGCGCGGCGCTGATGCTGCTGCTGACGGTCATGATGGTCATGGTACTGGCGCTCTCGGTTCACCGCGCCCGATACGGCAACGACGTGCCGCCGCGCTTCTCGCTGACCGACGGCCTCGTGGCCGCGCTCGTCGCGACCATGATGCTCGCGTTCAGCCCGGAGGTTTTCCGGGCGCTGGGACTGTCCTAACCCGCTGCCCGCCCGGACCCGGGGTCTGTCATAACTGGGGTATGCCTGAATCTGCTCTTTCCTGGCGTGCCCTCGAAACCCGCGTGGGCCTCGACGCCCTGCCCGACTTTCACCGCGCGTTCCTGCACTGGCGCGGCGTGGAGGGTGTAGACGCCATGCCCCTGCGCCGCGTGCAGCAACGCGTCGAAGCCGAACTCAACCGCATGGTGCAAGGTGACCTCGCGGCCCGTGAGGGCGACGACTGGCGGCTGATTCCCGGCGCGCTGGAAGGCTTCGAGGCGGCGGCGCCGTATTTGCCGGAGGCGCCGGACAGCCTGCCGCTGTGAGGGAAGCCGGGAGGATGAGCGCTGCCCCTTACAAAATCCGCTGCCCCAGCAGGCTCGCCGCCATGCCCACCATCACTTCGGCGGTCTGGTTGCGGGTGTCCAGAATCGGATTGACCTCCACGATGTCCATGCTGGTCACGCGGCCCGATTCGGAGAGCAGCTCCATCAAGAGGTGCCCCTCGCGGTAGCTCAGGCCGCCGGGCACCGGGGTGCCTACGCCGGGGCACACGCCGGGGTCGAGCGCGTCGGCGTCGAAGGAGACGTGCAGGCGCTCCACGTCGTTCAGCCGCTCCTGCGTTTCCTCGTGAATCCGGGTGATGCCGAGCTGGTCCACGTCCTTCATGGTGTAGGCCTTGATGCCCGCCTCGCGCAGCAGCTCGCGCTCGCGGGCGTCCACGCTGCGGATGCCGATCATCACCACGTCTTCCGGGCGAATCCCCCACTCGCCTGTCACCAGCCCGCCCAGCCGGGTCAGCCGCTCGTCGCCGCGTCCGGTGAGGTGCGCCACCGGCATCCCGTGAATGTTGCCGCTCGGGCTGCTTTCGGGGGTGTTGTAGTCGGTGTGGGCGTCCACCCAAATCACCCCGGTGCGCTGCGGGCGCCCGCGCAGGCCGTTGCCGGTCACGGTGCCCATGCTCACCGAGTGGTCGCCGCCCAGCGTGAGGGGAAAGGTGCCGCCTGGCAGCGCCATGACCCGCTCGGCGGCGGTGCGGCAGGCGTCGAGGATGGGCTCGAAAAAGACCAGCCCGCCCGTTTCGTGCTTGTCGAGGGTTTCGGGCAGCGCCACTTCGATGTCGCCGAGGTCGGTCACGTCATGCCCGAGGTCGCGCAGGGTGTGGGCGAGGTGGGCATTACGCAGCGCGGACGGCCCCATGTCCACGCCCCGGCGGCCCGCGCCGAGGTCCATCGGAATCCCCAGAATCGAGATGTTCATACAGGCAGACTAAAGGCCAAACCGGGCTATGCCTTACGGCTGCAAGGTTATGCGGGGGCGGGCGTTCCAGGCAGGTGACAGAGCTGAATATTCATACGCTGGCTCCCGGCACGCTTCCCTGTGCCTCCGCCGCTTTGGCTGCTGCCGCCGCCTTGCGCCCCAGAATCGGCACGGTCAGCCCCTGCACCAGCAGGCTGAAGATGACCACCACGTA from Deinococcus radiodurans R1 = ATCC 13939 = DSM 20539 includes these protein-coding regions:
- the metK gene encoding methionine adenosyltransferase; protein product: MRKFYTSESVSEGHPDKLSDFISDSILDEFLRQEPTSRVAVETLVTTGMAVVAGEVRAHTAHVDIQKTVREAVQRVGYTRANYGFDAEYSAVLVAIHEQSPEIASGVDHSEEWREMSEAERQKPENAYSMVGAGDQGLMFGYATDETPELMPLPISLAHGLTRRLAELRKDGTLPYLRPDAKAQVTVVRNGEPHSATETAVDTIVISTQHSDDVTQEQIRADMLEHVIPAVIPAELLNEQTRYFINPSGRFVIGGPHGDTGLTGRKIIVDTYGGAVPHGGGAFSGKDPTKVDRSAAYYARYVAKNIVAAGLARRALVEIAYAIGRAHPVSLRVDTYGTGTVSDEKLDELIAAHFDARPQAIIAQLDLQRPIYAQTAAYGHFGRPEFPWEQTDRAQALKEAAQG
- the coaD gene encoding pantetheine-phosphate adenylyltransferase, coding for MNAVFPGSFDPVTSGHMDVLTRASHMFEQVTVTVMHNARKQGRHLFTLDERLEILREATAGLPNVRVDSFSGLLVDYVAQQGRSVIVRGLRAVSDYEYELQIAHLNRQIGEVETVFIMAATHWSFVSSSMVKEIASYGGKIHEMVPPASEAALRRKFAEVYDKRDDA
- a CDS encoding RsmD family RNA methyltransferase, with amino-acid sequence MSIRILGGVAKGRELRVPESARPSGARIRKSLFDLLAARAPAGRFPHFVDLHGGSGAIGLEAASRGYRVTLIEKDSRAVGALERNARGLGLNARVFKGDALGQLPRAGQADIIFSDPPYQADIPAVARAVLSSGAVRPGGVVICQHPTQVTLPEHPGYLRDVRRQGSNVLTFYWRDAASGDEP
- the mobA gene encoding molybdenum cofactor guanylyltransferase, which produces MLPLTAAITAGGASSRFGSDKALALWQGRPLLDQVAAGLAACERRLLIAPPGKYALPGWETWPDTRPGEGPLAGLEVALTHAAPGWVAFTGVDNPALTSDYWLTLLAACRPGMSSVQALHPERGPQPLGALYHTALLPRVTGLLAAGERRLRLTAPAEQTVLVTGLGAHFFQNVNRPADLAELSGRGEESLEV
- the era gene encoding GTPase Era; the encoded protein is MTDFSASPDLQDPTTHAGFVAIVGKPNVGKSTLLNAFLGTKVAPTSPRPQTTRRGVRGIYTLDNRQLIFVDTPGLHKPKDALGKYMNSEVHSALSDVDAVVWVVDLRHPPTDEDRLVANSVRDLPKPLFLVGNKTDAAKYPEEAMKLYGALLEGRGSDLPVSETMLSAQNSVNAVATLREQLLEVLPENPFFFPQGAASDQSREMWAAEIIREEAMKKLRDELPYAVATRVNRWTEREDGLQRIEGEIIVEKNAHKGMVIGAGGKQLREIGQAARKQLEVFLNHKVYLGLEVIVIPGWREDEEALRELGYE
- a CDS encoding AAA family ATPase, which codes for MSDSVLRALTAALEADPADTGVREHLVRLLLDAGQGEQALALVRVWLAADPTRQVALGLAVRAADLAGDSQAAASYQTMLNALYQLEQGQSAPAPARQPVPTVSENGPPPRNDAPEYWVDPDEAPAQQQPYPTGTDFSSRWQPLAGDVSLKDVVGMTDLKERLERSLLGPLRHPELAQLYGKKSGGGMLLYGPPGCGKTFLARAVAGELGASFLEVTVADVLDMWLGNAERNVRDLFASARAHAPCVVFFDEVDALGRGRQLTRHSSHSVTQTLLRELDGLGGREGVFVLAATNAPWDVDTALKRPGRLGATLLVPPPDLAAREAMFTEFMRGRPAERLDPAWLARQTDNFSGADIRQLCEEASERALAVALKRGGMQPVRMQDFKDALKTAAPSTREWLMQARNHVVYANEGGSYDELAALLKEKRLL
- the rocF gene encoding arginase, yielding MNISILGIPMDLGAGRRGVDMGPSALRNAHLAHTLRDLGHDVTDLGDIEVALPETLDKHETGGLVFFEPILDACRTAAERVMALPGGTFPLTLGGDHSVSMGTVTGNGLRGRPQRTGVIWVDAHTDYNTPESSPSGNIHGMPVAHLTGRGDERLTRLGGLVTGEWGIRPEDVVMIGIRSVDARERELLREAGIKAYTMKDVDQLGITRIHEETQERLNDVERLHVSFDADALDPGVCPGVGTPVPGGLSYREGHLLMELLSESGRVTSMDIVEVNPILDTRNQTAEVMVGMAASLLGQRIL